The sequence AGTGTATTGCTGCCGGTAAAGGTAACCGACCGTAACGGCAACTACATTAATATAAGCTATAAAGGCGATCCCGTAGGGAATGAAGTAAGATATATACAGATAGACTCCATAGTCAGCAGCAACGGCTCAAAAATGTTTTGTTATGCCTCTTACAAAAAATATACTCCGGTAAACGATTCGGTGCTGTTGATGGACAGCATGAAAACTAGGGGTTATAACGGCGTCAATCAAACGGTAAAATATCATTATAAATTATACAAGACCACGTCCCAGCCTTTTGAATATTATGGCCAGGATTATGTGTTTGACGAGGAGCGCTGGTGCGCAGTGGCTTTAACGGACACCATACGGCGGTATTGTCTTAGCGCGGTGCTGTTTCCCAACGGCGATTCCGTAGCCTACGATTATAACCAGTATTTTGAACTTTCCAAGCAGACACTGCCGACCGGTGGAAGCAGTGAATACAGCTATGGCAATTATGGGTTCCCCTTATTGGACAACAATAACAATTACACCCGTTTTACCAGGGCGGCAGACACATTGAAGGCCAAGGAAAACGATGGTTCTCTGGTTTCCAAGATCACATTTACCAGAAATGTGGTGGCCGGATACTATTCCAACCCGACCGATGTCAGAATTACCGATTCGCAGGGCGGGGAGACCAGGACTTATTTCATGTACAGCCAAACTCCGTTCAAAAGCGGCGGTTATGGGAAAGTTGAAAAAGAAGTGCATTATGATTTTGCCGGGAATGTGATAGACAGCGTTAAATACACTACAATATCGGATGATCTTTATTTAGGGACGCCGCTGACCTACGGCCGCAATATGCGTCCGGACTCCATAGTAAGCTATATCGGCAGTAAAAAATACTGCACCCGGTACCGGCAGTACGATGGTTATGGCAATTTCCAGAGGATAGACAACCTGGGCGACATGGGCACCACCGCCGACAACAATTCAGTTTTCACCACTTATCTGCATAACAGCAAAACACAGTATAATTTTGACAATAAACACATACTCAATCTGCCTTGCAGTACCTATGTAAAACCGGACAGCGCTTCCACCGTGGTGCTGTCGAAGACCAAGTTCTTCTACGACGATACCACCAGGACCGACACTACCAGCTACAGTTCCTATCCGCCGGTCAACTGGCAAAGCCCGGGAATGATACGGGGCAACATTACCAGGGCCTGCCGCTGGAAGGCCGGGGCGCTGTACGACACCACCCAGATATTTTATGACAAGCTGGGCAATGTAATAAAGACCATAAACGCCAAGGGCGATTCATCCAAGGTATCCTATTCTGCTTTGGGAAGCTACTATCCCGATAAGTTCCAGTATGCCTGGCCCTGCAGCACCGTTAGTTATGTTGCCAACGGGGCAAACGTGCTGGCTTTAAGCAGCATAACAGATTACGACAGTTGTACCGGCCTTGTTTTATGGTCAGCAGGCGCCAACCGGGACACCACCCGTTTTGAGTACGATACATACGGACGTCCCATAAAGGCAGTCAAACCCGGGGAATGGGCCGGGAGCTGGGGCTCCACCTATCCTTCGGCCGTCACTCATTATTACGACAGCGGCTATCCCCGGTCAACCGTAGACTCGGTAAAGATAACCGGCACCAAGTATGCGGTCAGCAAGACCTTTTATAACGGGTTTGGCCGGGCCATACAAGCCCAAAAGACGGAGTTGAATGGTTATGCAACCATAGCAAATACGGCTTACGATTCATTGGGGCGGGTGCAAAAGGCATCCAATCCAATTGCCACAGTCACTACTTTCGGAACCTATGTAAGTACGGACTACTGGTCCAGCCAGCCCAAGGTACGGTATTATTACGACGCCATAGGCCGTCCGCTTAAGACCGTTTACCAGGACTCCACCCGCGATTCCGTGGCTTTTGGCGATAACTGGGTGAAGACCTGGGACGCCAAGGGCGACACCGCCATCGCCAAGGTGAACGGCCCCGGCATGGCCGATACCACCATCAATGGCCTGGGTTTGTTGACCATAGTCAAACACGACAAACTGGGCCGCGACAGCGTGATCATCGACGCCGCCGGCAAAAGCACCTATTGCTATTATGACACCTTAGGGCGCACCAAGGGCGCCAACGGAACTGACGCCTCGTCCAGCTATACCTATAAAGGCGCCGCCCTGGACTTTTTACTGGAATATGACGCGGTGGACAATATTACCTGCCGCAAGAACGCCAAGGGCGTGGTTAACTACACTTACGACGCACTTAAGCGGGTCACCAAGGTTGACTCGGCGGGGTCGGATAGAGTATTATATAAGTACGACAGCTATACCGACTGCAATTATTCCCCGTCCGATACTTTGTACGCCAAGGGCCGGATAACCAGGCTGATCACAGCGGGCATAGATACCACCTGGTTTGCCTACGACAAGGCCGGCCGGTTGGTCAAAAGAGTATATGCCTATGCCGGGATGAACGGCGGCCGCGATTCCATCCGTTATGCCTATAACTCGGCCGATGCCTGCACCGCCCTGACTTATCCGGATGGAACAGTCGCAAAGTACAGTTACAATACCCTGGGCCAGTTGATGTCGGTTAAGAGCGCTTCTTATTATTATGTGGACTCCACCTATTACAACGTTACCAACCTAGCCAAAAAGATACAATATTCCAATTACACCAGCGACAGCATGTTCTATGATAACCGCTTAAGGATCAACCGGTTGAAGACTACGAATTACGTTTGGGAAATCCCGGCGACCTATTCAAGAATGGACCTGAGCTACAGTTACTGGGAAGACGGCTACATCAAAAAGATACAGGACAATCTTAATTCGTCCTACACCCAGTATTACGACTCCAGCATCAGTTACGACGCCGCCGGACGGCTTACGGTTTGCAAGACGGGGTCAACAGTCATATCCTACACCTACGACAACGTGGGCAACCGGACCGCGGAGGTGATTGGCGGCACCAGCAGAGCGCTAACCTACACCTCGGGGACCAACAAGCTGGCCACCGCCAATATAAAGGGTACAACTTATTGGTATATACACGACAATGCCGGCAACGTAACAGGTAAGGAAGCCTCGGGCGGTTATTATTACTCTTATGATTATAATAACATGTTGTGCAAGATGAACCAGCTAGACGCCATGGACAGGACGGTCCGCACGGTCACCAATTACTACGGCATGGGCGGCAGCACCCGGGTGAAGAAGAAGGACAGCCAATTAGGCAGCCGCTATTACACCTACGAGGGGCTTAACCCGCTTTGCGAATACGATTCCACCGGCACGGTCAAAAAGAAATATGTTTACGCCTTTGGCGAGTGCATAGCCTATGAGGACAGCGTTAGCAATGTTTACTGGATGCACCACGACGCCATAGGCAGCGTTAAGGTAATTACCGATTGCAACGGCGACTCCGTTTCCACCTACAAGTATTACCCGTTTGGGGACTCGCTTTTAACCCGGGGCAGCGCCAAGAACGATATGCAGTTTACCGGCAAGCCGAATATTGCAGGCATAGAGGCCTACGATTTTAATGCCAGGTACTACGACCCGGAGATTGGCCGGTTTTACAGCATTGACCCGCTGTGGAACCCGGCGGTAAGCCCGTATGCGTATTGTAATAATAACCCGGTGAATTTTACGGACCCGACGGGGAAGAAGGCAGACCCTGTACAGCAAGAAAAAGCATTACAACAAGCTTTGCATGATTTATACTCTGGACATGTTAGTTCTTTTACACTCGTTGATGGCGATATACGAATTACTTATGCTCTGATGTGGGTAGAGGATCACACCCGACCAATTTGTGGTGCTGATGGTGAAGGATTTAGCGGGTACTATGTCCAGAATCGTTTATTTACGGAACTGATGAATGCTGTAAAAGGAGGGAATGGCGGCGGAAATACCAATTCCGGGCCTACCCCGCCTAAAACGACGCCAGGGTCAGAGCTGGGTGCAACTACTGGTGGGAGCGGAAGAAGTGGGGCTACTGATCCTACCGGGAATGGCGGGGTCCCGACATCGCAGGGGAGAGATTTACCTTCACAAATAGCAAATGCGTGGAAAAATCTTAATACAAGTGTAATTGATGGAATAAACAGAATGTTAAACTCTTATCCTGGTCAGGTTGGTACTACAGCATTACCAACTGCTTATTGCGGTAGTTTCCCAGTAGCAGAGGGGTTAGGTGCCGGTATAGTTGCACCACAAACCGTAAAAGCTGCAATGTATGAGGAATTTCATAGATCAATGTTAGACTCTCTTGATGCGGCTATTCAAAGGGGTGGTGGATTCGGTGATAATTGTCCTACCGATAACAGTGATTCAACTGTATTTGATGATTATGGGAAGCGCCATCCATAATAATTAAGACAACTGTTATATGAAAAAATATTTATTACGCATATTCATATTATTATTATTATTTGTACAAATTGCATCTGCAACGACAAGAGACACCTTATCTGCGCAAATAAATGGAACAATAAAATGGATTACACACAAAAAAAGCAATTATGCTGTTGCAAGATCAATACTTTTGGACGTCAAAAAGCAACTGCCAGATACTGCTTTTGGAGGTAAATGCTTTTATGCATTGTGTTTGGCTTACAGAGGTATGTGTAATCATGAAGCAACTTATTATTATGCCACCAAGGCTTTAAACAATGCAAAAACATGGGGCGATTCTGCTTTAGCTTTCGCAATCCAGGGGGAGGCGCTTTATAATATTGGTATTTATGAAAGGGCCGGGTTATCTTTGGGAAATGCAAGAGTATTAGCCTTGACAAATGATGAAAAATATTTTAAACTCTTTCAATATCTTGACAGTGTGAGAATCGGTGGTGAGGAAGCCCGTGACGATGAAAAAACCAAGCCATATTTGCAAAAATTATTTTTTATAATTAAAAGAGCTATATTTTACATCGGAGATCGTTACACCTGGGCGTACACAATATTTAATGGTAATAATTGGTATTTCCTAATTAATTCAATGTTTCTTACGGCATGTTATTTACTGTTTATTAAAGTAAAATATAAAGCCAATATATTATTAAATTATGCGTACAACTATTATTTACTGTATTTTAGTATTTTACTCCTGTGGAATGTCATTATAACCAATTATTTAATTTATAATGGGCGCATTGACTATTTTACAAATTGGAATGATGAAATGCCAATGCTAAGCCTATGCTTTTCCCAGTTAATCTTTGCCTTGGCGTATGTTGTTTTTGATTATACTAAAAAATGGAAAATTGCTAAAGAAATAATCCAGTGCATAAAAGACATACCTTTGGTTAAACAGATAAAATGGGCAGTAATTGGCATAGTAATCATGGTGACAATCCGTATTGTATTGGCTGTAGTAAAATTGTATCCAATTGTATTGAGCAGTTTGTTTATAAAACCCGGTTTGTTCAATACCCGTTATTTTATTATTTATGTAATTGCGATAACAATTGCAGCTCCTATATTTGAAGAAGTGTTCATGAGGTGGCTCGTCTATCGCTCGGTGAGGAAAGTTACTAATTTATGGGTTGGTTTATTGGCAACAACAATAATAGGTTTACTTTTGCACGGGCAAACTTATAGTAACATCAGTGTGTTTTATTTAATAAACCTTATATTGATATCTACAGTATCGTCGATATTGGTAGAAAAAACAGGTTCAATATTGCCGTCAATTATTGTTCATATGTTTAACAATGTAATTTCATTCATATAACAATAATTGTTATGGGTTATGGTAAAGAGGCTTCACTTAACCAGAAAGAGGGCGGAAGGAAATTAATCCTTGCGCCTTTTTTGTTTTTATTGTATTATTCAATCAATGAGAATAAAGACATTCCTTCTTATACTATCAGCAGTAGCCTGCTTTCCCCCCCTCAAATTACACGCCCAGGTCAAAGGCATGTGGGTGGTGCGCTATTCCCTGACCAGCCCGACCAGCGTCAGGAAGATCGTCCGCTCGGCCCGGCAGGCCGGCATCACCGATCTGTTTGTCCAGTTCTTCGCCAAGGGCGAGGCCTATTACTATTCCCAAAACCTGCCCACCGCCGCTTGCGTCTCCAAGGACTTCGACCCCCTGGCCCTGATGCTGAAAGAATGCAAGGCCGGCGGCATCAAGATGCACGCCTGGATCAACGTCTACTTCATCTGGTCATCCGAGGCGGATCCCAGGGACCGGAGGCATGTCTATTACAAGGGCAAGGGGTGGTTCGCCGCCGATTCCGAGGGCCGTTCGTTAAAGGACTACAGCCAGAAAGAGCTGGACCGGAAAGGACTGGAAGGGGTCTATCTTTCAGCGGCCAGCCCCGAGGTCAAGCAATATCTTCGGGAACTGGTGCGGGAGATCCTCTTCAAATACGACGTGGACGGCATCCACCTGGACTACGTGCGCTACGGCAACCTCAACTATTCCTACGACCTTTCCAGCCGCAATGCCTTTTACAGCCAGTACAAGGTGGACCCCATGGCCTTTTTCACCGGGGACCCCGGCCTAAAGCCTTATTGGGATACCTGGTATCTGTGGAGGATGTACAACATCTCGGACCTGGTCTCCCAGCTGAAGATGGACATCGTAAAATTCAATCCCTGGGTCAAGCTCTCGGCTGCGGTCAAGCCCGATCCCGACGAGGCCCGGGCCGGTTTCGGCCAGGACTGGCCCAACTGGCTGCTGAACCGCTGGGTGGATTTCGTGGTGCTGATGGATTACTCCAAGGACACTCCCACCGTCCTGCGGCTGGCCCAGAAATCGGTGCGCTACAAGGGGGCGGGACAGGTCTACGTGGGGCTGGGAGCCTGGCGCGACAGCATGGAGGGTATCATGGAGAAGACCCGGGAACTGCGGCGGGCGGGCATCAACGACATCGTGCTGTTCTCCTACGACGGCCTGGCCCAGCGGGGGATAAGTTTTGAGGAACTTAAAGCCAGGGGGTTTTAACAGTAAACTGTGAATAGGGAAACGTGAATTGTAGAGAGGAATAGTTTGATGAATAAACAGAAAGCACTTAAATGGCTGAACCTGGCGCTGTTTGCGCTGTTCGCAGTCCAGGCGGTGACCGGGGTGCTGGCCTTTACCGGGCTGCTGGAGAACGCCGAGGTGGCCGGGGAGATACATGAATATGCCGGACTGGCCATGGTCCTGGTTGTCCTGGCGCACCTGTGGCTGAACTGGGGCTGGGTGAAACTTAACTTCCTTGCCAGAAAAAAATAGGAAATGGGAAATTGGAAACTGGAACTTTGTCCGTTGGACTTTGTTTGGGGCACCCTTTTGCAGCTAATTCCGGTAAAACCAAAAATCAGGGAGCAGTATGAGCCAGATACGACGCCTGTTTGAAGAGGATCTTGACCGCTATGTCAACATCGTGGCCGAGGCCTATCCCGGGTTCAAGATCGTCACGCCCGAGGACAAGCAAAAACTCAAGGAACGTTTGGTAAAACACCAGGAGGATGATCCCGGAGTCAGTTTCTGGGGCCTTTTCCGCGAAGAGAAAATGCTGGGCGGGATGCGGCTGCACGACCTGAACCTGCAAATGTACGAGACCCAGATCAAAGCCGGCGGGGTGGGGATGGTGGCGGTGGACCTGCTTCACAAAAAGGAAAAGATCTGCCGGGAGATGATCGCCTATTTTCTGGAACACTACCGCCAGAAAGGTTACAACCTGGCCACCCTGTATCCCTTCCGTCCGGACTTTTACAAGAAGATGGGTTTTGGCTTCGGTACCCGGGCCTTTCAGTTCAGGACCAGGCCCGATCAGCTGCCCAAGGGAAGCGCCAAGAGCCATGTCAAACGGCTGGAGACCGGAGATCTCAAGGAATATCTGGCCTGCGCCCGGCAGTTCGGCCGGGAGCATCACGGAATGATGGAGAAGACCCAGGCCGAGGCCGAGGGCCTGCTGAAAAGCCCGGATTCCAAGGTTTATGGATATAAGAAGGCCGACCAGGTATTGGGGTATGTGACCTTCTCCTTTAAGCCGGCCGACGCCAATTTCCTGCAGACCGAGATGGTGGTGCGGGAATTAGTTTATCAGGATCCGGAGGTCCTCATGGAACTGATGACCTTCCTGCACAGCCAGGCCGACCAGATTAAGCAGGTGGTCTTCATCACCCAGGATGAGCACTTGAACTGGCTGTTCGGTGACATCCGGGACGGCTCTGAGAACCTGATCCCGCCGCTGTTCCAGCAGACCGCCGCCGAGGGTTACGGGATGATGTACCGGTCGCTCAATACCAGAAGGCTGTTTGAGGAGATGAAAGGGCATAATTTCGGCGAACAGAACTGCAAATTGAAACTTAACATCGCCGACAGTTTCCTGCCGGCCAATGCCGGGGCGCTGGTGGCCCAGGTGGAGTTTGGCGCCCTGACCATATCAGACGAACAGGAATACGACGCGGAGATCTGGCTTGATGTTTCCGAGTTCTCCTCCCTGCTGATGGGAGCGGTGGATTACAAAACGCTTCACCGCCTGGGCCTGTCCCGGATCTCCGATCCGGCCTATTTGAACACGGTAGACCGGATTTTCCGGGCCCAAAACAAGCCCATCTGCTACACCTATTTTTAGCAGGTAATCCTCCTTCGCAGAATACTTCACCGCCGGATACTGGGCCCTAGGGCAAGCCCGGGATAAACATAGTCGAAGTATGGCGGGACTTTGTTTTATGCTTGAATGCAGGGTTGGATTGTGATAAAATAAAATTCTGCAATCAGCAAAACCAGGCATAATTTACGGGCCTTTTCAATACAACCAAAGGATCTATTTTGCAATTAGGAATCATCGGCCTGCCCCAGTCGGGCAAGACAACGATCTTCAACGCCCTGACCAAGTCCTGCATTAAAGTAGGTGAATACTCCACCGGCTGCGACGTCCACATGGGCGTGGTCAAGGTACCGGACCCCCGGCTGGACAAGCTGACCGCCATGTTCAACCCCAAGAAGAAGGTCCCGGCCACCATCACCTATGTGGACATCGGCGGCATGGCCAAGGGGGTCTCGGATTCCGGGGGACTGGGCACCGAGTTCCTGACCCAGATGCACAAGGTGGATGCCATGATCCTGGTTTTACGCGGCTTCGCCGACGCCTCCGGCGCCCCATCCCCGGTGGACGATTACCAGACCATTGCCACCGAGCTGCTGCTGTCCGACCTGTCCATGGTGGAGCGGCGGATCGAGCGGGTCAAAATAGACATTAAAAAAGTAAAACGGCCGGAGCTGGACAAGGAACTGGCGATCCTGGATAAATGCCGGGTCCACCTGGAGGCCGAAAAGCCGCTGCACATGCTGGACCTTTTCCCGGAAGAATCCAAGGCCCTCCGCAGTTTTCAGCTGTTGACCGAGAAGCCGCTGCTGCCGGTGCTGAATTACGGGGAAGGCGTGGATTACTCTGCCCTGCAAAGCGCCTTGTCCTCGGCCAGCGGCCAGGAGGCCACCGCCCTATGCGGAGCCATCGAGATGGACATCGCCCAGATGTCGGACGAGGAGGCCAAAGAATTCCTGGCCGAGATGAAGATCGCCGAGCCGGCCCTGAACAAGATGATCCGAACCTCGTACCGGCTGCTGGGCCAGATATCCTTTTTCACCGTGGGCGAGGACGAGTGCCGGGCCTGGACCATTCCTTTAAACACCAAGGCCCCCCAGGCGGCCGGGGCCATCCACTCCGACCTGGAGCGGGGATTCATCCGGGCCGAGACGGTCTCCTACGACCACCTGACCGAAGTAGGCACCTACGCCGCCGCCAGGGAAAAGGGCTATGTCAGGCAGGAGGGCAAGGAGTACATAGTCAAGGACGGGGACGTGATCAACATCAAGTTCAATGTCTGATCCTTCGATAGGCCAGGCACGGCGCCAACCTTAGGATGACATGTAAAACCATGAAGACAGGCTTCGTACAATTCAACCCGGCTTTCGGCCAGGTCAGCAAGAACCTCCAGACCATTCACCGGCTGGTCTCTTCCGTCAAGGCCGACCTGCTGGTGCTGCCGGAGCTGTGCCTGTCCGGTTATAACTTTGCCTCCAAGGACGAGGTCCGGCAGTTATCGGAAACCTCCGAAGGGCCTTCCATCAAAGCCCTTAAACTGCTGTCAAAGAAAACGGGGACCATCCTGGTGGCGGGATTCGCCGAGCAGGCCGGGAACAAAGTATACAATTCGTCCATTCTGATTCGTCCTTCGGGCAAGACCGATATCTATCGCAAGACACATCTCTTCTGGAATGAGAAAAAGTGGTTCATCCCTGGCGATACCGGTTTCAAGGTCTTCCGGGCCGGACAGGTGAAGATCGGGATGATGATCTGCTACGACTGGTTCTTTCCCGAGGCCGCCCGCAGTATGGCTCTTAATGGCGCCCAGATCATCTGCCACCCGGCCAACCTGGTCCTGCCTTATTGCCCAAGATCCATGCCGGTGCGGGCGCTGGAGAACAAGGTGTTCACCATCACCGCCAACCGGACGGGCCGGGAAAAGCGGGGACGGCACGACCTGCGCTTCATCGGGCAGAGCATAATGGCCAGCCCGGATCAGAGCATCCTGGCCAAGGCTCCCGGGAAAAACGAGGCCGTGAGGGTGGTTGACATCGACCCCAAAGTAGCGGATAATAAGAGGGTGACGCCGCTAAACCACCTGTTCCGCGATAGATGCCCGAAATATTATGTTTGAAAGGTTTGCCACCGCCTTTGGCGGGGTGCCGCCACAGGCGGCAAAATGTTGGAAATGCTATAACGGCTAAGATTTTCTTACTCAAAACTCTGTATTTTTGTGCATCTGTGGCAAAAAAGATATCTGACATAGGCGAGTTCGGCCTGATAGAACGGATCAAAAAAACGACTGGAAAAATTTCCAAGAACAGCAGGGTCCTGTTGGGAATAGGCGATGATGCCGCTCTTTTCAAGCTGACCCCGGGCAAAATATGCGCCGCCACAACGGATACCATGGTGGAGGGTATACATTTCGATCTTCGCTACGCATCGTTCTTTGACCTGGGATACAAGGCCATGGCCTCCAACCTTTCCGACATCTCGGCCATGGGGGGGAACCCTTCGTTGGCTTTGGTAACATTGACGCTTCCTTCAAAAACCAGCGTCAAGCAAATAGACCAACTTTATGCCGGAATGCAAGCGCTGGCAAAAAAACACGGGGTTGTTGTCGCCGGGGGCGACATCGTCAAAAGCCGGGAGCTCTCCGTAACCCTGACACTGCTTGGTGAGTGCGATCCCAAAAATACCGGACTGCGCTCCGGAGCCAGGTCCGGGGATGCAGTGCTGGTGACGGGCGATCTGGGGGGGAGCCAGGCGGGCTTTGAACTGCTGAATGCAAAATGCAGAATACAACCCTTCGATGTCGCTCAGGGCAAGAATCTAAAATTGGTTAGAAAGCACCTGCGGCCGGAACCCAGGGTAGCAGAAGCCAAGTTACTGGTTTCCCGGTTCAAACTGCACGGGATGATTGATATTTCGGACGGACTTGCCTCGGAACTGCATCACCTGTCCAAAGCCAGCAAGACCGGCATCATCATGGACCAGGGGGCCCTGCCGGTGGCAGAGCAGGCGATAATCATCGGGAAGATGCTGGGCCGCGATCCCCTAAGATACTGCCTTTACGGCGGGGAGGAGTATGAGCTGCTTTTCACCCTGCCGCCCCGGGAAGCCATAAAAGCCAAAGCCCAGATCCAAAAGCTGGGAACGGCCTGCACCATCATCGGGCGGGTGGTCAAAGGCGGTCAGGTCAGCATCATCGCCCAAAACGGCAAAAGAGAAAAATTAACAAACCAGGGTTATACCCATTTTTAACTCCAAAAAGCGGGAGACAAAAATGACCTTAAAGCAGATCTTCGCCATGGCTAAAAAGAACAAGGTGGAATTTGTCGCGGTAAAATTCGTGGACCTGCTGGGGAAATGGCACCAGATAACGGTTCCCTCTCACGAGCTTAAGCCGGAGCTTTTTGAGC is a genomic window of candidate division TA06 bacterium containing:
- a CDS encoding acyltransferase; the encoded protein is MKTGFVQFNPAFGQVSKNLQTIHRLVSSVKADLLVLPELCLSGYNFASKDEVRQLSETSEGPSIKALKLLSKKTGTILVAGFAEQAGNKVYNSSILIRPSGKTDIYRKTHLFWNEKKWFIPGDTGFKVFRAGQVKIGMMICYDWFFPEAARSMALNGAQIICHPANLVLPYCPRSMPVRALENKVFTITANRTGREKRGRHDLRFIGQSIMASPDQSILAKAPGKNEAVRVVDIDPKVADNKRVTPLNHLFRDRCPKYYV
- a CDS encoding RHS repeat-associated core domain-containing protein, producing MPGAHTEKNPGIRDLNYSEGSEGINPLNGGVFLHQSDLGLTGRNGGLPMTRFYSSKRVWRQTIANEVSSRQAVNYNEYNTYYTHVPPSGIMGQGWDFNMGRMYLPINDSLGAGWPPARYKYEEPSGISHSLDTIGNTSNYRSADGQYLRLNNYSTSCTLRISSGSEVTFADGLDYMYLPNWIQDALGYGSVLLPVKVTDRNGNYINISYKGDPVGNEVRYIQIDSIVSSNGSKMFCYASYKKYTPVNDSVLLMDSMKTRGYNGVNQTVKYHYKLYKTTSQPFEYYGQDYVFDEERWCAVALTDTIRRYCLSAVLFPNGDSVAYDYNQYFELSKQTLPTGGSSEYSYGNYGFPLLDNNNNYTRFTRAADTLKAKENDGSLVSKITFTRNVVAGYYSNPTDVRITDSQGGETRTYFMYSQTPFKSGGYGKVEKEVHYDFAGNVIDSVKYTTISDDLYLGTPLTYGRNMRPDSIVSYIGSKKYCTRYRQYDGYGNFQRIDNLGDMGTTADNNSVFTTYLHNSKTQYNFDNKHILNLPCSTYVKPDSASTVVLSKTKFFYDDTTRTDTTSYSSYPPVNWQSPGMIRGNITRACRWKAGALYDTTQIFYDKLGNVIKTINAKGDSSKVSYSALGSYYPDKFQYAWPCSTVSYVANGANVLALSSITDYDSCTGLVLWSAGANRDTTRFEYDTYGRPIKAVKPGEWAGSWGSTYPSAVTHYYDSGYPRSTVDSVKITGTKYAVSKTFYNGFGRAIQAQKTELNGYATIANTAYDSLGRVQKASNPIATVTTFGTYVSTDYWSSQPKVRYYYDAIGRPLKTVYQDSTRDSVAFGDNWVKTWDAKGDTAIAKVNGPGMADTTINGLGLLTIVKHDKLGRDSVIIDAAGKSTYCYYDTLGRTKGANGTDASSSYTYKGAALDFLLEYDAVDNITCRKNAKGVVNYTYDALKRVTKVDSAGSDRVLYKYDSYTDCNYSPSDTLYAKGRITRLITAGIDTTWFAYDKAGRLVKRVYAYAGMNGGRDSIRYAYNSADACTALTYPDGTVAKYSYNTLGQLMSVKSASYYYVDSTYYNVTNLAKKIQYSNYTSDSMFYDNRLRINRLKTTNYVWEIPATYSRMDLSYSYWEDGYIKKIQDNLNSSYTQYYDSSISYDAAGRLTVCKTGSTVISYTYDNVGNRTAEVIGGTSRALTYTSGTNKLATANIKGTTYWYIHDNAGNVTGKEASGGYYYSYDYNNMLCKMNQLDAMDRTVRTVTNYYGMGGSTRVKKKDSQLGSRYYTYEGLNPLCEYDSTGTVKKKYVYAFGECIAYEDSVSNVYWMHHDAIGSVKVITDCNGDSVSTYKYYPFGDSLLTRGSAKNDMQFTGKPNIAGIEAYDFNARYYDPEIGRFYSIDPLWNPAVSPYAYCNNNPVNFTDPTGKKADPVQQEKALQQALHDLYSGHVSSFTLVDGDIRITYALMWVEDHTRPICGADGEGFSGYYVQNRLFTELMNAVKGGNGGGNTNSGPTPPKTTPGSELGATTGGSGRSGATDPTGNGGVPTSQGRDLPSQIANAWKNLNTSVIDGINRMLNSYPGQVGTTALPTAYCGSFPVAEGLGAGIVAPQTVKAAMYEEFHRSMLDSLDAAIQRGGGFGDNCPTDNSDSTVFDDYGKRHP
- a CDS encoding GNAT family N-acetyltransferase — encoded protein: MSQIRRLFEEDLDRYVNIVAEAYPGFKIVTPEDKQKLKERLVKHQEDDPGVSFWGLFREEKMLGGMRLHDLNLQMYETQIKAGGVGMVAVDLLHKKEKICREMIAYFLEHYRQKGYNLATLYPFRPDFYKKMGFGFGTRAFQFRTRPDQLPKGSAKSHVKRLETGDLKEYLACARQFGREHHGMMEKTQAEAEGLLKSPDSKVYGYKKADQVLGYVTFSFKPADANFLQTEMVVRELVYQDPEVLMELMTFLHSQADQIKQVVFITQDEHLNWLFGDIRDGSENLIPPLFQQTAAEGYGMMYRSLNTRRLFEEMKGHNFGEQNCKLKLNIADSFLPANAGALVAQVEFGALTISDEQEYDAEIWLDVSEFSSLLMGAVDYKTLHRLGLSRISDPAYLNTVDRIFRAQNKPICYTYF
- a CDS encoding DUF4405 domain-containing protein, yielding MNKQKALKWLNLALFALFAVQAVTGVLAFTGLLENAEVAGEIHEYAGLAMVLVVLAHLWLNWGWVKLNFLARKK
- a CDS encoding family 10 glycosylhydrolase; this translates as MWVVRYSLTSPTSVRKIVRSARQAGITDLFVQFFAKGEAYYYSQNLPTAACVSKDFDPLALMLKECKAGGIKMHAWINVYFIWSSEADPRDRRHVYYKGKGWFAADSEGRSLKDYSQKELDRKGLEGVYLSAASPEVKQYLRELVREILFKYDVDGIHLDYVRYGNLNYSYDLSSRNAFYSQYKVDPMAFFTGDPGLKPYWDTWYLWRMYNISDLVSQLKMDIVKFNPWVKLSAAVKPDPDEARAGFGQDWPNWLLNRWVDFVVLMDYSKDTPTVLRLAQKSVRYKGAGQVYVGLGAWRDSMEGIMEKTRELRRAGINDIVLFSYDGLAQRGISFEELKARGF
- the ychF gene encoding redox-regulated ATPase YchF, translated to MQLGIIGLPQSGKTTIFNALTKSCIKVGEYSTGCDVHMGVVKVPDPRLDKLTAMFNPKKKVPATITYVDIGGMAKGVSDSGGLGTEFLTQMHKVDAMILVLRGFADASGAPSPVDDYQTIATELLLSDLSMVERRIERVKIDIKKVKRPELDKELAILDKCRVHLEAEKPLHMLDLFPEESKALRSFQLLTEKPLLPVLNYGEGVDYSALQSALSSASGQEATALCGAIEMDIAQMSDEEAKEFLAEMKIAEPALNKMIRTSYRLLGQISFFTVGEDECRAWTIPLNTKAPQAAGAIHSDLERGFIRAETVSYDHLTEVGTYAAAREKGYVRQEGKEYIVKDGDVINIKFNV
- a CDS encoding CPBP family intramembrane metalloprotease — protein: MKKYLLRIFILLLLFVQIASATTRDTLSAQINGTIKWITHKKSNYAVARSILLDVKKQLPDTAFGGKCFYALCLAYRGMCNHEATYYYATKALNNAKTWGDSALAFAIQGEALYNIGIYERAGLSLGNARVLALTNDEKYFKLFQYLDSVRIGGEEARDDEKTKPYLQKLFFIIKRAIFYIGDRYTWAYTIFNGNNWYFLINSMFLTACYLLFIKVKYKANILLNYAYNYYLLYFSILLLWNVIITNYLIYNGRIDYFTNWNDEMPMLSLCFSQLIFALAYVVFDYTKKWKIAKEIIQCIKDIPLVKQIKWAVIGIVIMVTIRIVLAVVKLYPIVLSSLFIKPGLFNTRYFIIYVIAITIAAPIFEEVFMRWLVYRSVRKVTNLWVGLLATTIIGLLLHGQTYSNISVFYLINLILISTVSSILVEKTGSILPSIIVHMFNNVISFI